Proteins encoded together in one Anaerotignum faecicola window:
- a CDS encoding FtsW/RodA/SpoVE family cell cycle protein, whose protein sequence is MFIIYITLFIYNGVVFILDEFALTKKEHRNAIFSGRTLIVLMHITAFIILSYDRETISFNNETLLIGVLGLAFIMVANFLANKFYRNSCPLIWNCVFFLLDLGLIMLQRLDSMLAFKQLVWIVLGFFIAMWIPTIISIIPRFEMFEKLYIVLGYLLILSTLVLGRREYGSINWIYIGSFGFQPSEIVKFLFIFYLASVFRKKVEFKELIVTGVLSAGIVILLVMQKDLGSALIFFFTYMIMLYIATSNEWLFFGGMCAASFASVIAYNLFDHVKVRVAAWKDPWSDIDFGGYQIAQSLFAISTGGLLGSGLTKGMPTSIPVVSKDFIFAAILEEFGTIFGVGVILIFVLLFARGMIIAFYSQRRYYALLASGFIAMMAFQTFIIIGGVIKLIPLTGVTMPFVSYGGSSIVVSIITIGLIQWLCGYQQTLAEEGGAVY, encoded by the coding sequence ATGTTTATAATCTATATAACGCTTTTTATATATAACGGCGTTGTTTTTATACTCGACGAATTTGCTCTTACAAAAAAAGAACATAGAAATGCAATTTTCAGCGGACGTACGCTTATTGTTTTAATGCATATTACGGCTTTTATTATTCTTTCGTACGACAGGGAAACTATTTCGTTCAACAACGAGACTCTTCTAATCGGAGTTTTGGGGCTGGCGTTTATTATGGTGGCTAATTTCCTTGCCAACAAGTTTTACAGGAACAGCTGCCCGCTGATTTGGAACTGTGTGTTTTTTCTTTTGGATTTAGGGCTTATAATGCTCCAAAGGCTTGACTCTATGCTTGCTTTTAAACAGCTTGTATGGATTGTGCTCGGGTTTTTCATAGCAATGTGGATACCGACTATTATAAGCATTATACCCAGGTTTGAAATGTTTGAAAAACTTTACATTGTGCTTGGATACCTTCTTATACTTTCAACTTTGGTTTTAGGAAGAAGGGAATATGGTTCTATAAACTGGATTTATATAGGATCTTTCGGATTCCAGCCTTCGGAGATTGTAAAATTCCTTTTTATATTTTATCTGGCAAGCGTTTTCAGAAAGAAAGTGGAATTTAAAGAACTTATAGTCACGGGCGTTTTAAGCGCCGGGATAGTTATACTTCTTGTGATGCAGAAAGACTTGGGAAGCGCGCTGATATTCTTCTTCACTTACATGATAATGCTTTATATCGCAACGTCAAACGAATGGTTATTTTTCGGCGGCATGTGCGCCGCATCGTTTGCAAGCGTAATTGCATACAACCTTTTCGATCATGTTAAGGTCCGTGTTGCGGCATGGAAAGATCCGTGGAGCGATATAGATTTCGGCGGGTATCAAATTGCGCAGTCGCTTTTTGCCATAAGCACGGGAGGGCTGCTTGGAAGCGGGCTTACAAAAGGCATGCCTACAAGCATACCAGTAGTTTCAAAAGACTTTATTTTTGCCGCGATACTTGAAGAGTTCGGTACGATTTTCGGCGTAGGCGTTATATTAATATTTGTTCTGCTTTTTGCAAGGGGAATGATAATAGCCTTTTACAGTCAAAGAAGGTACTACGCCCTGCTTGCGTCGGGATTTATAGCTATGATGGCTTTTCAGACTTTTATTATAATAGGCGGCGTTATAAAGCTCATACCGCTTACGGGCGTGACGATGCCGTTTGTAAGTTACGGCGGAAGTTCTATAGTCGTAAGCATAATTACTATCGGTTTAATACAATGGCTTTGCGGGTACCAGCAGACCCTGGCTGAAGAGGGGGGCGCCGTATATTGA
- a CDS encoding PrsW family glutamic-type intramembrane protease: protein MLLSLAVAPVIIFLVFMFIKDRYEKEPLRLLLLGALYGFYISVPVLLNDVFLMKLSVSRAYPIIFSAFVTSAGNEELLKLVFLYFLMYKNKELNEPVDGIVYSVFISLGFAGAENIIYIFNPVLGGFETALSRAVISVPAHGLFAVSMGYYFGIYHYLKGGIFYLFAAFFSPWILHGLFNFILLWETKWYLFVFIPYVILLWVNAFIKIKSHLGLSPFKKA, encoded by the coding sequence ATGCTTTTATCCCTTGCTGTTGCTCCTGTTATAATTTTTCTTGTTTTTATGTTTATTAAGGACAGATATGAAAAGGAACCGCTGCGCCTTTTGCTTTTGGGGGCGCTTTATGGGTTTTATATATCCGTACCGGTTCTTTTAAACGACGTTTTCCTTATGAAGCTAAGCGTTTCAAGGGCATATCCGATTATATTCTCAGCGTTCGTAACTTCAGCGGGAAATGAAGAACTTTTAAAACTGGTTTTTCTTTACTTTTTGATGTATAAAAACAAGGAATTAAATGAACCTGTGGACGGGATAGTTTACAGCGTTTTTATATCCCTGGGATTTGCAGGAGCCGAAAATATTATATATATTTTTAATCCGGTGCTGGGCGGTTTTGAAACGGCGTTGTCGAGAGCTGTAATTTCTGTGCCTGCCCACGGATTGTTTGCTGTGTCCATGGGGTATTATTTCGGAATATACCATTATTTAAAGGGCGGAATTTTTTATCTTTTTGCGGCTTTTTTTAGCCCGTGGATTCTGCATGGATTATTTAATTTTATACTTCTTTGGGAAACAAAGTGGTATCTTTTCGTTTTTATACCTTATGTAATTTTGCTTTGGGTTAACGCATTTATCAAAATAAAGTCACATTTAGGCCTTTCTCCATTCAAGAAAGCTTGA
- a CDS encoding SigF/SigG family RNA polymerase sporulation sigma factor, giving the protein MDSTLETVKLAQQGDMDAKGKLISENSGLIWSIVRKFTGRGVEMEDLFQIGAIGLIKCINKFDTSFNVKFSTYAVPMIMGEIKRFLRDDGMIKVSRQLKEIAVKARYMEQSLYLKNGKYPTVSELAEELGVENELLLSALEATRDVDSIYSTVFQKDGSETYLLDRLVNDDGSDFISEDKITLKKAIEGLSARDRQIIALRYFDDKTQMEISKALGISQVQVSRLEKKILNDIKDKLK; this is encoded by the coding sequence ATGGACAGCACGTTGGAAACCGTAAAGCTGGCGCAGCAGGGAGATATGGATGCTAAGGGAAAGCTTATAAGCGAAAACAGCGGCCTTATATGGAGCATTGTACGCAAATTTACCGGCAGGGGCGTTGAAATGGAGGATTTATTTCAGATTGGGGCCATAGGGCTTATCAAATGCATTAATAAGTTCGATACTTCTTTTAACGTTAAATTTTCCACATATGCCGTACCGATGATAATGGGAGAAATAAAGCGGTTTTTAAGGGACGACGGAATGATTAAAGTGAGCCGTCAGTTAAAGGAGATAGCCGTTAAAGCAAGGTATATGGAACAGTCGCTTTATTTAAAGAACGGAAAGTATCCTACCGTAAGCGAGCTTGCGGAGGAGCTTGGAGTTGAAAACGAACTGCTTTTGAGCGCTTTGGAGGCTACAAGGGACGTAGATTCAATCTATTCCACCGTTTTTCAAAAAGACGGCAGTGAAACTTATCTTTTGGACAGGCTTGTAAATGACGACGGGAGCGATTTTATTTCGGAAGATAAAATTACGCTGAAAAAAGCAATAGAGGGCCTTAGCGCAAGGGACAGGCAGATAATAGCCCTCAGGTATTTTGACGATAAAACCCAGATGGAAATTTCAAAAGCCCTGGGAATATCGCAGGTACAGGTAAGCCGTTTGGAAAAGAAGATATTAAATGACATAAAAGATAAGTTGAAGTAA
- a CDS encoding penicillin-binding transpeptidase domain-containing protein, with the protein MNSSKKSIKRVFALFALMFLVSIGYIFKIVIVDKEFLTTNSYNPRINSTDSNIKRGSIYDIDGNLMAYSEKDGDAYRRIYVDGENSAHVLGYTGVGKSGVEATQNFTLQKLDNEIMQRLKAFISGDEPEGNSVVLTVDSYLQKIGSDLMRTNNGAVVVIEVKTGRVVCMVSKPNYDPQSVAENWDSLREDENSPLLNRAAQGLYPPGSTFKIVTAVSAMRNLGDVNSFEYTCTGVAEFDGKIIHCYNDKAHGNVNLTSAFAQSCNCYFAELGKKMGAVNLRDTADKLGFNKDFKFDLNSSKSTVLLNGDSTESELVETSIGQGRTTVTPLFMASLTAAVANNGVMMKPYLVDSVLNYSGKTIKTNLPQTLETVFKEEECAKLKEMMTDVVNSGTGYNADSEYFQVAGKTGTAENPQGADHLWFVGFAPAEEPEYAVAVVLENGDGSMNPSVIARKMLYNSIEKENR; encoded by the coding sequence TTGAACAGCAGCAAAAAGAGCATAAAGAGGGTATTTGCGTTATTTGCGCTTATGTTCCTTGTTTCGATTGGATATATTTTTAAGATAGTTATTGTCGACAAAGAATTTCTTACAACCAATTCGTACAATCCGCGCATAAATTCTACAGATTCGAATATTAAAAGAGGCTCTATTTATGATATTGACGGCAACTTAATGGCATACAGCGAAAAAGACGGCGATGCATACAGGCGCATATATGTTGACGGGGAAAATTCGGCGCATGTTCTCGGATATACAGGCGTCGGAAAAAGCGGAGTGGAAGCAACGCAGAATTTTACACTTCAGAAACTTGACAATGAAATAATGCAGAGGCTTAAAGCTTTTATAAGCGGCGATGAACCGGAAGGCAACAGCGTTGTTTTGACTGTTGACAGTTACCTGCAAAAAATAGGAAGCGATCTTATGCGCACCAATAACGGGGCTGTTGTTGTTATCGAGGTCAAAACAGGGCGTGTTGTATGCATGGTTTCAAAGCCTAATTACGATCCTCAGTCCGTTGCGGAGAATTGGGACAGCTTGAGGGAGGACGAGAACAGCCCTCTTCTTAACAGGGCGGCACAGGGACTGTATCCGCCGGGTTCTACATTCAAGATAGTTACGGCGGTTTCGGCAATGAGAAATTTAGGAGATGTAAATTCTTTTGAGTATACTTGTACCGGCGTTGCCGAGTTTGACGGCAAGATTATTCACTGCTATAACGATAAAGCGCATGGCAATGTAAATTTGACTTCCGCTTTTGCCCAAAGCTGCAACTGCTATTTCGCGGAACTCGGAAAAAAGATGGGAGCGGTAAATTTAAGGGATACGGCGGATAAACTTGGATTTAATAAAGATTTTAAGTTTGATTTGAATTCAAGCAAATCAACGGTTCTCCTGAATGGAGATTCTACAGAAAGCGAACTTGTCGAAACATCTATCGGACAGGGACGAACTACGGTTACGCCGCTTTTTATGGCAAGCCTTACGGCGGCTGTGGCGAATAACGGAGTTATGATGAAACCATACCTTGTTGACAGTGTTTTGAATTACAGTGGGAAAACTATAAAGACAAACCTGCCCCAAACTTTAGAAACGGTTTTTAAAGAAGAAGAATGCGCAAAGCTTAAAGAAATGATGACGGACGTTGTAAACAGCGGCACAGGTTATAATGCCGACAGCGAATATTTTCAAGTTGCTGGGAAAACGGGAACTGCCGAAAATCCGCAGGGAGCCGACCATTTGTGGTTTGTGGGTTTTGCTCCGGCAGAAGAACCGGAATATGCTGTTGCCGTAGTGCTTGAAAACGGCGACGGCAGTATGAACCCTTCGGTTATTGCAAGAAAAATGCTTTATAATTCTATTGAGAAGGAAAACAGATGA
- a CDS encoding hydrolase codes for MRITEGNTLALVIDYQEKLIPVINNNEEVVKNTEILIKGLRELEIPIFVSQQYTKGLGETIAPVKEALGEFNPYEKVSFSLWGTEEIREAIKAENKKNVIVCGVEAHICVLQTVIDLIENGFNVFLVEDCIGSRKANDKKFACKRAVREGAFLTTYEAALYELTAGAGTPHFKAISKLTK; via the coding sequence ATGAGAATTACGGAAGGAAATACATTGGCTTTAGTAATCGATTATCAGGAAAAACTTATACCTGTTATTAACAACAATGAAGAGGTTGTTAAAAATACGGAAATACTTATAAAAGGGCTTAGGGAACTGGAAATCCCTATTTTTGTAAGCCAGCAGTACACAAAGGGCCTCGGTGAAACGATTGCGCCTGTTAAGGAAGCTCTCGGGGAATTTAATCCATATGAAAAGGTTTCTTTCAGCCTTTGGGGCACAGAGGAAATAAGGGAAGCAATAAAAGCCGAAAACAAGAAAAATGTGATTGTTTGCGGAGTTGAAGCTCATATATGCGTTCTCCAAACAGTTATAGATCTTATTGAAAACGGTTTTAATGTTTTCCTTGTAGAGGACTGCATAGGTTCAAGAAAAGCAAATGACAAAAAATTTGCATGCAAAAGGGCCGTAAGGGAAGGCGCTTTCCTTACGACGTATGAAGCGGCGCTGTACGAGCTTACGGCGGGGGCGGGAACGCCGCATTTTAAAGCTATTTCTAAGCTTACAAAATAA
- the spoIIAB gene encoding anti-sigma F factor, giving the protein MDFENEMTLNFKSKSQNEGFARLAIAGFIMELDPTITEINDIKTAVSEAVTNAIIHGYERKDGVVTLHCAYSGKTIYIDIIDKGRGIENVDEAMEPLFTSKPQEERSGLGFTVMESFMDEVKVESILGAGTKVSMVKTLKSL; this is encoded by the coding sequence ATGGATTTTGAAAACGAAATGACATTGAATTTTAAAAGCAAAAGCCAGAATGAAGGGTTTGCTCGCCTTGCCATTGCAGGATTTATTATGGAGCTTGACCCGACGATAACCGAAATAAACGATATTAAAACAGCAGTTTCGGAAGCCGTAACAAACGCCATAATACACGGTTATGAAAGGAAAGACGGCGTTGTAACGCTTCATTGCGCATACAGCGGAAAAACCATTTACATAGATATAATCGACAAAGGCCGTGGAATAGAAAATGTAGACGAAGCAATGGAGCCCCTTTTTACATCAAAGCCGCAGGAAGAAAGAAGCGGACTTGGATTTACTGTCATGGAAAGTTTTATGGACGAAGTGAAGGTTGAAAGCATTTTGGGGGCAGGCACAAAAGTGTCCATGGTTAAAACATTAAAAAGCCTTTAA
- a CDS encoding U32 family peptidase translates to MLITKKPELLSPAGSMDSVKAAVNNGCDAVYIGGRQFSARQYADNFGIEELAQVCDYCHLRGVKVYITVNTIYKDGEFKELLNFAAKLYEIGADALIMQDLGAAKLIKENFPQINLHASTQLTSNSLSDVRSLEQAGFSKVVLSRELNLEEIKEITANCKAEIETFIHGALCVCYSGQCIMSSMLGGRSGNRGRCAQTCRLPYTLYNEYTKVKEGHLLSPKDIETVTILPQLIEAGISSFKIEGRMKSPEYVAGVTAVYRKYIDMYFEDPENYSVDEKDIKILLQLFNRGGFSQGYYNNFAGSSMMSPERPKSWGVKLGFIDSYDKKSGRASIRTREPMVPGDGIEIWTEKEPHAGSNINKASKAGEVINIAVKGDINKNDVVYKTHDKALYDELKRSYQKDTRTRGIYGKFKAYIGKPMELTVWDDYGNKVSVTGEEVQRANNQPLSPEKIERQLVKTGGTPFKAVGMEFEGDTDIYIGMGELNAVRRDAVEKLERAVIESSKRKPQGFVKPKSTNSQFIYDKKLNVLVNNIIQFKAAVANENINIIYLEFCRDFEENYKEIIKECHRAGIKLYAAIPRVYRKYSGNLYGNFIDSLKKSGIDGFLVRSMGQFDEFKATGKEIAVDFGLNIFNSPDVRFWREKGSDVICISPELNLNEINEMADEKCEMIGYGHLPLMTTHQCPVGLYAGNKQNGMYCELKNSGKQFYLKDRKGETFPLLTNCKECVCTILNGKPVFLLKFFEEILASPTGALRLMFTTETAAETNRIIEAYGRMLDDWVDLHPSVKKLIREMAEKGSTKGHYFRGIE, encoded by the coding sequence ATGTTAATAACAAAAAAGCCTGAACTTTTATCTCCGGCAGGTTCTATGGACAGTGTGAAAGCCGCCGTAAACAACGGCTGCGACGCGGTATATATCGGAGGCAGGCAATTCAGCGCAAGGCAGTATGCAGATAATTTCGGCATTGAGGAGCTTGCCCAAGTGTGCGATTACTGCCATTTAAGAGGCGTTAAGGTTTATATAACCGTAAATACAATATATAAAGACGGGGAATTTAAAGAGCTTTTAAACTTTGCCGCAAAGCTTTATGAAATCGGCGCCGACGCTCTTATAATGCAGGATTTAGGCGCGGCAAAATTGATAAAAGAAAATTTCCCGCAAATAAATCTTCATGCAAGCACGCAGCTTACATCAAACAGCCTAAGCGATGTAAGGTCGCTTGAACAGGCCGGATTTTCAAAAGTTGTGCTCAGCAGGGAACTTAATTTGGAAGAAATTAAGGAAATTACGGCAAACTGCAAGGCGGAGATTGAAACTTTTATACACGGCGCGTTATGCGTCTGTTATTCGGGGCAATGCATTATGAGCAGTATGCTGGGCGGAAGAAGCGGAAACAGGGGAAGGTGCGCTCAGACGTGCAGGCTTCCTTATACATTATACAACGAGTATACAAAGGTAAAAGAAGGGCATTTGCTTAGTCCTAAGGATATAGAAACGGTAACTATTTTGCCTCAGCTTATTGAAGCGGGCATCTCATCTTTCAAAATAGAAGGGCGCATGAAAAGCCCCGAATATGTAGCGGGAGTTACAGCCGTTTACAGAAAGTATATAGATATGTATTTTGAAGATCCTGAAAACTACAGTGTGGATGAAAAAGATATTAAAATACTTCTTCAGCTTTTTAACAGGGGAGGATTTTCACAGGGGTATTACAATAATTTTGCGGGAAGCTCCATGATGAGCCCGGAAAGGCCCAAAAGCTGGGGAGTTAAGCTTGGATTTATTGATTCGTACGATAAAAAAAGCGGAAGGGCTTCAATCAGAACGAGAGAACCTATGGTTCCTGGAGATGGGATTGAAATTTGGACTGAAAAAGAACCTCATGCGGGGAGCAATATAAATAAGGCTTCAAAGGCGGGTGAAGTTATAAATATCGCCGTTAAGGGCGATATAAATAAAAACGACGTCGTTTATAAAACCCATGATAAAGCGCTTTACGACGAACTTAAACGCAGTTACCAAAAGGATACAAGGACTCGCGGCATATACGGAAAGTTTAAGGCTTATATCGGAAAACCTATGGAACTTACGGTTTGGGACGATTACGGGAATAAAGTTTCCGTAACCGGCGAAGAAGTCCAGAGGGCAAATAACCAGCCTTTAAGCCCTGAAAAAATTGAGCGTCAGCTTGTTAAAACCGGTGGCACGCCGTTTAAAGCGGTCGGCATGGAATTTGAAGGCGATACTGACATTTATATAGGAATGGGAGAACTCAACGCCGTCAGAAGGGACGCTGTCGAAAAACTGGAGAGGGCTGTAATTGAAAGCTCAAAAAGGAAACCACAGGGCTTTGTAAAGCCAAAAAGCACAAATTCACAGTTTATATACGACAAAAAGCTTAATGTGCTTGTGAATAATATAATACAATTTAAAGCCGCAGTGGCAAATGAAAACATAAATATCATATATTTGGAATTTTGCAGGGACTTTGAGGAAAACTATAAAGAAATAATCAAGGAATGTCACAGGGCGGGAATTAAACTATATGCCGCCATACCGCGGGTCTATAGGAAGTACAGCGGGAATTTATACGGTAATTTTATTGACAGCCTTAAAAAAAGCGGTATAGACGGGTTCCTTGTACGCTCAATGGGACAGTTTGACGAGTTCAAAGCTACGGGAAAAGAAATTGCGGTTGATTTCGGGCTTAATATATTCAATTCGCCTGACGTAAGGTTCTGGCGCGAAAAAGGCTCCGATGTGATATGCATTTCGCCGGAACTTAATTTAAACGAAATTAACGAAATGGCCGACGAAAAATGCGAGATGATTGGTTACGGGCATTTGCCGCTGATGACTACGCATCAATGTCCCGTGGGCCTTTATGCCGGAAACAAGCAAAACGGTATGTACTGCGAACTTAAAAACAGCGGAAAACAGTTTTATTTGAAAGACAGAAAGGGAGAAACATTCCCTCTTTTGACAAACTGTAAAGAATGCGTATGCACAATACTGAACGGAAAGCCTGTTTTCCTGCTTAAATTTTTTGAGGAGATACTTGCTTCGCCGACAGGAGCTTTAAGGCTTATGTTTACAACCGAAACGGCGGCGGAAACAAACCGTATAATTGAAGCATATGGCAGGATGCTTGATGATTGGGTTGATTTACATCCGTCGGTAAAAAAATTAATCAGGGAAATGGCTGAAAAAGGAAGCACAAAAGGCCATTATTTCAGAGGCATAGAATAG
- a CDS encoding NUDIX domain-containing protein, which yields MIEAVSCGGIVIHKWKILLLYKNQNGKYMGWVLPKGTVEEGEVHSETALREVNEETGSIAEIIKYVGKTQYSFRGDEDMVNKTVHWYLMETDSFYNKPQSEEYFADAGFYKFHEAYHLLKFNDERQILKKAYQQYSDMNKNGFFHKKNFFKSYS from the coding sequence GTGATAGAAGCAGTGAGTTGCGGTGGGATTGTGATTCACAAATGGAAAATACTGCTTCTCTACAAAAACCAAAACGGCAAGTATATGGGCTGGGTCCTTCCAAAGGGAACGGTTGAAGAAGGCGAAGTCCATAGTGAAACTGCTTTAAGGGAGGTAAACGAGGAAACAGGATCTATTGCTGAAATAATTAAATATGTAGGGAAAACGCAGTATAGTTTCCGTGGTGATGAAGATATGGTTAACAAGACGGTGCATTGGTACCTTATGGAAACCGATTCCTTCTACAATAAACCACAAAGCGAGGAATATTTTGCCGATGCGGGCTTTTATAAATTTCACGAAGCCTACCATTTGCTTAAATTTAATGATGAAAGGCAGATTTTAAAAAAAGCGTATCAGCAGTACAGCGATATGAATAAAAATGGATTTTTCCATAAAAAGAATTTTTTTAAAAGCTACAGCTAA
- the zapA gene encoding cell division protein ZapA, with the protein MAYKNNVSIRVCGRTMTLSGNESVEYITKVANYIEQKADELRQSDSAKTMNANLISVLTSINIADDFFKEVAKRENIEKEFAAFKQKSAKEIDIEKEKAEKENYGLKSKIDEAENRCAELEKALNDMKAKNSELENKLSENEKALENLKRAAEEMNSVKDGFQSTINRLNDMVAQVNDEKAVIVESLKASEKKNEALEEEIKVKIAKINRLKSIEDKLAAGKLIEVRENV; encoded by the coding sequence ATGGCATATAAAAACAATGTTTCTATCAGGGTTTGCGGCAGGACGATGACGTTATCCGGAAATGAAAGCGTTGAATATATTACGAAAGTTGCTAATTATATTGAGCAGAAAGCTGACGAGCTCCGTCAAAGCGACAGTGCGAAAACTATGAATGCCAATCTTATTTCTGTTCTGACTTCCATTAATATTGCCGACGATTTTTTTAAGGAAGTTGCCAAACGCGAGAACATTGAAAAAGAATTTGCGGCTTTTAAGCAGAAATCCGCAAAGGAAATTGATATTGAGAAGGAAAAAGCCGAAAAGGAAAATTACGGCCTTAAATCAAAAATAGATGAAGCCGAGAACAGGTGCGCCGAGCTTGAAAAGGCTTTAAATGACATGAAAGCTAAAAATTCCGAACTTGAGAATAAATTGTCCGAGAATGAAAAGGCTTTGGAAAACTTAAAGAGGGCGGCGGAAGAAATGAACAGCGTAAAAGACGGTTTTCAAAGCACTATTAACCGGCTTAACGATATGGTTGCGCAGGTTAACGACGAAAAAGCGGTCATAGTTGAAAGCCTTAAAGCTTCGGAAAAGAAAAACGAAGCTTTGGAAGAAGAGATAAAAGTTAAAATTGCCAAAATAAATCGCCTTAAATCTATTGAGGACAAATTGGCCGCAGGCAAACTTATTGAAGTTAGGGAAAATGTTTAA
- the sigG gene encoding RNA polymerase sporulation sigma factor SigG, protein MVYNKVEICGVNTSKLPILTAEQKKELFEKIQRGDEEARQQYIYGNLRLVLSVIQRFTNRGEQMDDLFQVGCIGLIKALDNFDVTQNVKFSTYAVPMIIGEVRRYLRDNNSIRVSRSIRDTAYKALQVKERLTASLSREPKIEEIAKEMDLPKEDIVMALDAIQDPVSLFEPVFHDGGDTLYIMDQIKDDKNGDGLWIENISLSQAMNRLNEREKHILTLRFFEGKTQMEVSNEVGISQAQVSRLEKSALKHMRKYM, encoded by the coding sequence ATGGTTTATAACAAAGTCGAAATATGCGGCGTCAACACTTCAAAGCTTCCCATTCTCACAGCTGAACAAAAAAAAGAGTTATTTGAAAAAATACAGCGGGGCGACGAAGAAGCCCGCCAACAATATATCTACGGCAACCTTAGGCTTGTTTTAAGCGTTATACAAAGGTTTACAAACCGCGGCGAACAAATGGACGATCTTTTCCAAGTAGGATGCATAGGCCTTATAAAGGCGCTTGATAATTTTGACGTAACGCAAAACGTCAAATTTTCCACATACGCCGTACCCATGATAATAGGCGAAGTAAGAAGATACCTGCGCGATAACAACAGCATCCGCGTAAGCCGGAGCATAAGGGATACGGCCTACAAAGCCTTACAGGTAAAAGAACGGCTTACCGCAAGCCTTTCAAGGGAGCCGAAAATCGAAGAAATTGCAAAGGAAATGGATTTGCCGAAAGAGGATATAGTTATGGCGCTCGATGCAATACAGGATCCCGTTTCCCTTTTTGAACCGGTGTTCCACGACGGCGGCGATACGCTTTATATAATGGATCAAATAAAAGACGATAAAAACGGCGACGGGCTATGGATAGAAAACATTTCCCTCTCCCAAGCAATGAACCGCTTAAACGAAAGAGAAAAACATATATTAACGCTGAGGTTCTTTGAAGGCAAAACTCAAATGGAAGTCAGCAACGAAGTCGGAATAAGCCAAGCTCAGGTTTCAAGACTTGAAAAAAGCGCCCTTAAACACATGAGAAAATATATGTAA
- a CDS encoding MaoC family dehydratase produces the protein MGFIDDDSLNMSGYGIGEIYVGMKKSVSKTITESDVYTYAGIIGDINPVHVNAEYAKTTRFGERIAHGMLTASFFSTIVGMLIPGADAIYLGQTCRFLLPVKFGDTITAAGEVTRIDPEKRIAYMHTTVVNQRGELVVDGEATVMATKP, from the coding sequence ATGGGTTTTATTGATGATGACAGCCTTAATATGAGCGGTTACGGCATAGGCGAAATATATGTCGGTATGAAAAAAAGCGTCAGCAAAACTATAACTGAAAGCGATGTTTATACATATGCCGGTATTATAGGGGACATCAATCCAGTACATGTTAACGCCGAATATGCAAAGACTACAAGATTTGGGGAACGTATTGCCCACGGGATGCTAACGGCGTCTTTTTTTTCAACCATAGTAGGTATGCTGATACCGGGAGCGGACGCTATTTATTTGGGACAGACATGCAGATTTCTGCTCCCCGTTAAATTTGGCGATACTATAACTGCCGCCGGGGAAGTTACAAGGATAGATCCTGAAAAAAGAATTGCGTATATGCATACTACAGTTGTAAATCAAAGAGGAGAGCTCGTTGTAGACGGCGAAGCGACTGTTATGGCGACTAAACCTTAA
- a CDS encoding anti-sigma factor antagonist (This anti-anti-sigma factor, or anti-sigma factor antagonist, belongs to a family that includes characterized members SpoIIAA, RsbV, RsfA, and RsfB.) codes for MKIRFEKVKNCLVVYPEGEIDHHTSEEMRQEVDKQFKMSLAKNIVFDFNDITFMDSSGIGMLIGRYKSAHLMGGRIAVTGVNSDLKKIFTLSGLGRIIKLFPNVNDAVENI; via the coding sequence ATGAAAATTAGGTTTGAAAAGGTGAAAAACTGCCTTGTCGTTTATCCCGAAGGCGAGATAGATCACCATACGTCTGAAGAAATGCGGCAGGAAGTTGATAAGCAGTTTAAAATGTCGCTTGCCAAAAATATAGTTTTTGATTTTAATGATATTACCTTTATGGACAGTTCCGGTATCGGAATGCTTATAGGAAGGTATAAAAGCGCGCATTTGATGGGAGGGAGGATTGCCGTTACAGGCGTTAACAGCGATCTGAAAAAAATATTCACCCTTTCCGGCCTAGGAAGAATTATAAAGCTTTTTCCCAATGTAAACGATGCGGTTGAAAATATATAG